In a single window of the Flavobacterium sp. W4I14 genome:
- a CDS encoding hypothetical protein (product_source=Hypo-rule applied; pfam=PF09413; superfamily=54913) has protein sequence MSENWVKVYTSSDAFAAEVLKQGLTEAGIPAVTINKQLSAYNIGEINVLVNKVDFDKAIEYIVENEIE, from the coding sequence GTGAGCGAAAATTGGGTTAAAGTATATACCAGCAGCGATGCCTTTGCGGCCGAGGTATTAAAACAGGGATTAACAGAAGCCGGAATTCCGGCAGTAACGATAAATAAACAGCTCTCGGCATATAATATTGGCGAAATAAATGTTTTGGTGAATAAGGTAGATTTCGATAAAGCCATAGAATACATTGTAGAAAACGAAATTGAATAG
- a CDS encoding thiamine-monophosphate kinase (product_source=KO:K00946; cath_funfam=3.30.1330.10,3.90.650.10; cog=COG0611; ko=KO:K00946; pfam=PF00586,PF02769; superfamily=55326,56042; tigrfam=TIGR01379), translating to MFENKERTDINELGEFGLIKHLTTNFKIKNDYSVKGVGDDAAVLDAKGKQTLISTDLLLEGIHFDLAYVPLMHLGYKAVQVNLSDIYAMNGKASQITVSLGLSSKFPLEAVEEIYKGIELACNKYNIDLIGGDTSSSKQGLVISITSIGYADADKVVYRNGAQEHDLLCVSGDLGGAYLGLQILEREKLIYLENPQIQPDLEGKDYIIERQLKPEARIDIIALLDEMNIKPTSMIDVSDGLASEILHLAEQSDKGMTIYEEKIPLDPMTYETARELGLDPTVCALSGGEDYELLFTISQDDYKKLKHDVDITVIGHVTDKNSGCKMVSKSEKVHELKAQGWNAFNK from the coding sequence ATGTTTGAAAATAAAGAGCGTACAGATATTAATGAATTAGGAGAGTTTGGGTTGATTAAACACCTAACCACTAATTTTAAAATTAAAAACGATTATTCGGTCAAAGGTGTTGGTGATGATGCTGCTGTTTTAGATGCCAAAGGAAAACAGACCTTAATTTCGACCGATTTGTTGTTGGAAGGAATCCATTTCGACTTGGCTTATGTGCCTTTAATGCACTTAGGCTACAAGGCTGTTCAGGTAAATTTGAGTGACATTTATGCGATGAACGGAAAAGCAAGTCAGATTACAGTTTCGCTGGGTTTATCGAGTAAATTTCCTTTAGAGGCTGTTGAAGAAATTTATAAAGGGATCGAACTGGCTTGCAACAAATATAACATCGATTTAATTGGTGGAGATACTTCATCAAGCAAGCAAGGCCTGGTAATCAGTATTACCAGTATTGGTTATGCCGATGCGGATAAAGTAGTGTACCGAAATGGTGCTCAAGAACATGATTTATTGTGTGTTTCCGGCGATTTGGGTGGTGCTTATTTAGGCTTGCAGATTTTGGAAAGAGAGAAATTAATCTACCTGGAAAACCCACAGATCCAACCAGATTTAGAAGGTAAAGATTATATCATCGAAAGACAATTGAAACCAGAAGCGAGGATAGATATTATTGCACTTTTAGATGAAATGAATATAAAACCAACCTCTATGATTGATGTTTCAGATGGTTTAGCTTCTGAAATTTTGCATTTGGCAGAACAATCAGATAAAGGAATGACCATTTATGAGGAAAAAATACCTTTAGATCCAATGACTTATGAAACCGCCCGCGAGTTAGGTTTAGACCCAACGGTTTGTGCATTAAGTGGTGGCGAAGATTATGAGTTATTGTTTACCATAAGTCAGGATGATTATAAAAAACTGAAACATGATGTAGATATCACTGTGATTGGACATGTTACGGATAAAAACTCGGGTTGTAAAATGGTTTCTAAATCAGAAAAAGTACACGAGCTGAAGGCTCAGGGCTGGAATGCTTTTAATAAATAA
- a CDS encoding membrane protease YdiL (CAAX protease family) (product_source=COG1266; cog=COG1266; ko=KO:K07052; pfam=PF02517; superfamily=161098; transmembrane_helix_parts=Outside_1_14,TMhelix_15_49,Inside_50_61,TMhelix_62_84,Outside_85_103,TMhelix_104_126,Inside_127_157,TMhelix_158_180,Outside_181_199,TMhelix_200_222,Inside_223_233,TMhelix_234_256,Outside_257_275,TMhelix_276_297,Inside_298_308) codes for MNFVTPNKEEINPFLQLLLLLFYAVVGGLVFGLLAVVIVLMMYGLGIVSNLDMLLAGDPRYIAGFKVIQILSSIGTFILPPIALALTERKKVTEFYLFKQPKFLLVVLVLAIMILSMPFMEWTVIWNQKMVLPDFLHKIEQWMKEKEAIAMKMTIQLITVRSNFDFIVNLVMIAVIPAIGEELMFRGGVQRSLNRAFENPHVAIWLSAIIFSAIHVQFYGFVPRMLLGAGFGYLYYYSGSIWYAMLAHFINNAYAVCAAFYMQKHHMPLDKADEPIGFPWYGYLISAIITIALFKIFKDNASRERKLG; via the coding sequence ATGAATTTTGTAACACCTAACAAGGAGGAAATCAATCCTTTCTTACAATTACTTTTACTTTTATTTTACGCAGTTGTGGGCGGGCTTGTGTTTGGGCTTCTGGCTGTTGTCATCGTTTTAATGATGTATGGCTTAGGAATAGTAAGTAATTTGGACATGCTTTTAGCAGGTGACCCTAGGTATATTGCTGGTTTTAAAGTGATACAAATATTAAGTTCGATCGGAACATTTATTTTACCTCCAATTGCCCTGGCTTTAACGGAAAGAAAAAAAGTAACAGAATTTTATCTTTTCAAGCAACCCAAATTCTTGCTGGTTGTGCTTGTTCTGGCCATTATGATACTGAGTATGCCATTTATGGAATGGACAGTGATTTGGAACCAGAAAATGGTTTTGCCTGATTTTTTGCATAAGATAGAACAGTGGATGAAGGAGAAGGAAGCTATTGCAATGAAAATGACCATTCAATTGATCACTGTACGAAGTAATTTCGATTTCATTGTAAACCTCGTTATGATTGCTGTTATACCTGCAATTGGCGAAGAATTAATGTTTCGCGGAGGTGTGCAAAGATCGTTAAACAGGGCTTTTGAAAACCCCCACGTTGCAATTTGGTTATCAGCCATAATTTTCAGTGCCATCCATGTGCAGTTTTATGGTTTTGTGCCACGTATGTTATTGGGTGCTGGTTTTGGCTACCTGTATTATTATAGTGGAAGCATCTGGTATGCTATGCTGGCACACTTTATAAACAATGCTTATGCGGTTTGTGCGGCTTTTTATATGCAGAAACACCATATGCCCCTTGATAAAGCTGATGAACCGATCGGTTTTCCATGGTATGGCTATTTAATTAGTGCAATAATTACCATAGCTTTGTTCAAAATTTTTAAAGATAACGCATCACGTGAGCGAAAATTGGGTTAA
- a CDS encoding tRNA-dihydrouridine synthase B (product_source=KO:K05540; cath_funfam=1.10.1200.80,3.20.20.70; cog=COG0042; ko=KO:K05540; pfam=PF01207; superfamily=51395; tigrfam=TIGR00737), with protein MSVKIGNIDLGEFPLLLAPMEDVSDPPFRYVCKKNGADMMYTEFISSEGLIRDAAKSIQKLDIFEYERPIGIQIFGGDIEHMREASEIASAAGPDLVDINYGCPVKNVVCKGAGSSLLQDIDKMVKMTEAVVKASHLPVTVKTRLGWDDNTKNVYEVAERLQDVGIQALTIHGRTRAQLYKGEADWSLIREIKRNPRIKIPIFGNGDVDSPEKAANWRMEYEIDGIMIGRAAIGYPWIFREVKHFFKTGEHLAGPTIEERIEVCRTHLDKSLEWKGPKTGIFEMRRHYANYFKGLPDFKPYRMRLVAEPDINNIYSILEEVAEKFADYDATKVLA; from the coding sequence ATGTCTGTTAAGATAGGAAATATAGATTTAGGTGAGTTCCCTTTATTACTGGCTCCAATGGAGGATGTGAGCGATCCGCCGTTCCGTTATGTATGCAAAAAAAACGGAGCCGATATGATGTACACCGAATTTATTTCTTCGGAAGGTTTGATCCGCGACGCTGCAAAAAGCATACAAAAGCTTGATATTTTCGAATACGAAAGGCCAATTGGCATCCAGATTTTTGGTGGCGATATCGAGCACATGCGTGAAGCCTCTGAAATTGCTTCTGCAGCAGGTCCTGACCTGGTTGACATCAATTATGGCTGTCCGGTTAAAAACGTTGTGTGTAAAGGCGCGGGCTCTAGCCTTTTACAGGACATCGATAAAATGGTAAAGATGACCGAAGCTGTTGTTAAAGCTTCACATTTGCCGGTTACCGTTAAAACCCGTCTTGGCTGGGATGATAATACCAAAAATGTTTACGAAGTGGCTGAGCGGCTTCAGGACGTGGGTATTCAGGCACTTACCATCCATGGCAGAACAAGAGCGCAGTTATATAAAGGCGAGGCCGATTGGTCGCTTATCCGGGAGATCAAACGCAATCCACGCATCAAAATACCGATTTTTGGCAATGGCGATGTGGATAGTCCTGAAAAAGCAGCTAACTGGCGTATGGAATACGAGATAGATGGCATTATGATTGGCCGTGCGGCAATAGGCTACCCATGGATTTTTCGCGAGGTAAAACACTTTTTTAAAACGGGCGAACACCTTGCCGGACCAACAATTGAAGAACGTATTGAAGTTTGCCGTACACATTTAGATAAATCGTTGGAATGGAAAGGGCCTAAAACCGGAATTTTCGAAATGCGCCGCCATTATGCAAACTATTTTAAAGGCTTGCCAGATTTTAAACCTTACCGTATGCGTTTGGTGGCCGAGCCAGATATCAACAACATTTACAGTATTTTAGAAGAAGTGGCAGAAAAATTTGCCGACTATGATGCTACTAAAGTACTGGCTTGA
- a CDS encoding formyltetrahydrofolate deformylase (product_source=KO:K01433; cath_funfam=3.30.70.260,3.40.50.170; cog=COG0788; ko=KO:K01433; pfam=PF00551,PF01842; superfamily=53328,55021; tigrfam=TIGR00655), protein MNALTVLISCPDQVGLVTNITRVLAAHQLNIIAMREFVDEANKSFFTRIACSGSLEDAEKLKEKLLENLPNAAEVNLITQQEKQIAVLVTKEYHCLAEILIKNQFKTLGANVQCVIGNYESLRDFTEKLGIPYFYVDHTNKDKSEFEAEVKAIINRFEVDYLVLAKFMRILSADFVKDYAGKIINIHHSFLPAFIGANPYRQAFERGVKIIGATAHFVTDNLDEGPIITQHTNHVDHNFGVKEMVRAGKEIEKKVLLEALELIFEDRVFVSGNKTIVFK, encoded by the coding sequence ATGAACGCATTAACAGTCCTCATATCCTGCCCCGATCAAGTTGGTTTAGTTACAAATATTACCCGCGTGCTGGCTGCACACCAATTGAATATTATCGCCATGCGGGAGTTTGTAGACGAAGCCAATAAGTCGTTTTTTACCCGTATTGCCTGTAGCGGAAGTCTGGAGGATGCAGAAAAACTGAAGGAAAAACTTTTAGAAAACCTGCCAAATGCTGCTGAGGTAAATTTAATTACCCAACAGGAAAAACAGATTGCCGTTTTGGTAACCAAGGAGTATCATTGCCTGGCAGAAATACTGATTAAAAACCAATTCAAAACTTTAGGGGCTAACGTGCAATGTGTAATCGGCAATTATGAAAGCCTGAGAGATTTTACCGAAAAATTGGGCATTCCTTATTTTTATGTCGATCATACCAATAAGGATAAAAGTGAATTTGAGGCTGAAGTTAAAGCTATTATCAACCGGTTTGAGGTAGACTATTTAGTGTTGGCTAAATTTATGCGAATCCTCTCTGCCGATTTTGTAAAAGATTATGCAGGTAAAATCATTAATATCCATCATTCTTTTTTGCCCGCTTTTATAGGTGCCAACCCCTATCGGCAGGCTTTTGAACGCGGGGTAAAAATTATTGGTGCTACCGCCCATTTTGTTACCGATAACCTCGATGAGGGACCGATTATTACGCAACATACTAACCACGTAGATCATAATTTTGGTGTAAAAGAAATGGTGAGGGCAGGAAAAGAAATAGAGAAAAAAGTACTGCTGGAAGCTTTAGAACTTATTTTTGAAGATCGGGTTTTTGTAAGTGGGAATAAGACGATTGTGTTTAAGTAA
- a CDS encoding ApaG protein (product_source=KO:K06195; cath_funfam=2.60.40.1470; cog=COG2967; ko=KO:K06195; pfam=PF04379; superfamily=110069), which produces MVTAITDGVKVSVETVYQPEYSNPANEHYMFAYRVEISNLSDYAVQLMRRQWFIFDSNSSRREVEGEGVVGLQPIIQPGETHVYVSGCNLKTDMGSMKGAYLMKRDIDGSEFEVDIPEFQLIAPYKLN; this is translated from the coding sequence ATGGTTACAGCTATTACAGACGGTGTTAAGGTTTCAGTAGAAACAGTGTACCAGCCAGAATATTCAAATCCGGCCAACGAGCATTATATGTTCGCTTATCGCGTAGAAATTTCTAATCTTTCTGATTATGCTGTTCAATTAATGCGCCGCCAGTGGTTTATTTTCGATTCGAATAGTAGCCGAAGAGAGGTAGAGGGTGAGGGCGTTGTTGGTTTACAGCCCATTATTCAACCTGGCGAAACACACGTATATGTTTCAGGCTGTAATCTAAAAACCGATATGGGCAGCATGAAAGGTGCGTACTTAATGAAACGGGATATAGATGGATCTGAATTCGAGGTTGATATTCCAGAATTTCAGTTAATCGCTCCTTATAAATTAAATTAA
- a CDS encoding phosphatidate cytidylyltransferase (product_source=KO:K00981; cog=COG0575; ko=KO:K00981; pfam=PF01148; transmembrane_helix_parts=Inside_1_6,TMhelix_7_41,Outside_42_55,TMhelix_56_73,Inside_74_79,TMhelix_80_97,Outside_98_106,TMhelix_107_129,Inside_130_137,TMhelix_138_160,Outside_161_179,TMhelix_180_197,Inside_198_203,TMhelix_204_226,Outside_227_245,TMhelix_246_268,Inside_269_269) encodes MKTRAITAFFFTIVMLGSILLGSYTFTIFYLVLSVLALFEFYKLIKNSGIRPHRNIGLVAGSLVFLMAAGLHYLKYDVKYLLLCIPLIFSVFITELYKKNKIPFANISYTFVGFVYVTIPFCFFHALGFLKNWNEYNFHLPLAFLLMLWANDTGAYLFGVKYGKRKLFERHSPKKSWEGFFGGMFTSVLVAFGLSFLFTESPAWIWIGMAILIASFGTLGDLVESMLKRSLDTKDSGGLLPGHGGLLDRFDGLLLSAPVVYAYLYLILY; translated from the coding sequence ATGAAAACCAGGGCAATAACCGCTTTCTTTTTTACCATTGTAATGCTTGGCTCTATCCTTCTGGGCAGCTACACTTTTACCATATTTTATCTTGTTTTAAGTGTTTTGGCTTTGTTTGAATTTTACAAGCTGATTAAAAACTCAGGCATTAGGCCACACCGAAATATCGGTTTGGTAGCTGGCTCATTAGTGTTTTTAATGGCCGCTGGCTTACATTACCTTAAATACGATGTGAAGTATTTGCTGCTTTGTATTCCGCTGATTTTCTCAGTTTTTATTACTGAGCTGTATAAGAAAAACAAAATTCCATTCGCCAACATCTCGTACACTTTTGTCGGCTTTGTTTATGTAACCATTCCATTCTGTTTTTTTCATGCCCTGGGCTTTTTAAAAAACTGGAACGAATATAACTTTCATCTTCCGCTGGCATTTTTGCTGATGCTTTGGGCAAACGATACAGGCGCTTACCTTTTTGGTGTAAAATACGGTAAACGTAAATTGTTCGAGCGCCACTCGCCAAAGAAAAGCTGGGAAGGATTTTTCGGAGGCATGTTTACCAGTGTTTTGGTCGCTTTTGGTTTATCATTTCTGTTTACCGAAAGTCCAGCTTGGATTTGGATCGGTATGGCCATATTAATTGCAAGTTTTGGTACACTGGGAGATTTAGTAGAATCGATGCTTAAACGCAGTCTGGATACGAAAGATAGTGGTGGTTTATTACCCGGGCATGGTGGTTTGTTAGATCGTTTTGATGGCTTGTTGCTGTCTGCTCCTGTGGTTTATGCCTATCTGTATCTGATTTTGTATTAA
- a CDS encoding Zn-dependent membrane protease YugP (product_source=COG2738; cog=COG2738; ko=KO:K06973; pfam=PF04298; superfamily=55486; transmembrane_helix_parts=Inside_1_1,TMhelix_2_20,Outside_21_116,TMhelix_117_139,Inside_140_145,TMhelix_146_168,Outside_169_198,TMhelix_199_221,Inside_222_231) — protein sequence MGVYLILIIPVLLLSMFVQWRFRNKFSKYAEMQLSSGLSGKEVAERMLHDNGIYDVKVMSTEGQLTDHYNPSDKTVNLSTDVYYSRSVAAAAVAAHECGHAVQQAKSYNWLNLRSSMVPVVSISSNLLQWVLLIGVLLIGFTGNPIVLAIGVVGLALVTIFSIITLPVEFDASNRALAWLKNNNGVMQTQEENAQAKDALWWAAMTYVVAAVGALANLLYYASMLFGRSRD from the coding sequence ATGGGAGTTTATTTAATATTAATCATCCCGGTATTATTGCTGAGCATGTTTGTACAATGGCGATTTAGAAATAAGTTTTCTAAGTATGCCGAAATGCAACTTAGCTCAGGTTTATCGGGCAAAGAGGTGGCAGAAAGAATGCTACATGATAATGGGATATACGACGTGAAGGTGATGAGTACCGAAGGACAACTAACAGATCATTACAATCCATCAGATAAAACCGTTAATTTAAGTACAGATGTATATTATAGCAGGAGCGTAGCTGCCGCGGCCGTAGCAGCCCACGAGTGTGGCCATGCGGTACAGCAGGCGAAATCATATAACTGGCTCAATTTAAGAAGCAGTATGGTTCCGGTGGTAAGTATTTCATCTAATCTTTTACAGTGGGTATTATTAATTGGTGTATTGTTAATAGGCTTTACCGGAAATCCGATTGTTTTGGCTATTGGCGTGGTAGGTTTAGCACTGGTAACCATATTTAGTATCATTACCCTACCAGTCGAATTTGATGCCAGTAACCGCGCATTGGCCTGGCTAAAAAATAATAATGGTGTAATGCAAACACAAGAGGAAAATGCGCAGGCTAAAGATGCGCTTTGGTGGGCAGCCATGACTTATGTGGTAGCGGCTGTTGGTGCATTAGCCAATTTATTGTATTACGCATCAATGCTTTTTGGAAGAAGCAGAGATTAA
- a CDS encoding DNA recombination protein RmuC (product_source=KO:K09760; cath_funfam=1.20.58.60; cog=COG1322; ko=KO:K09760; pfam=PF02646; superfamily=116842,57959; transmembrane_helix_parts=Inside_1_1,TMhelix_2_21,Outside_22_458) yields the protein MEIAGIALLIVILIVLVILLLKKPQAALSIISVEDFERTKSENELLKISLAKADERVSNLSAEKEHITALLKQEQQRLIDELQAERDRLADANRELESTRSFYLAEKEKLAEQKLSFEQSQEKLNKDFELIANKILEEKSSKFIEQNRTNLDIILNPLKENIKAFEDKVEKVYKAESDERNTLKGVISLLMDQSKQIQEDANNLTKALKGDSKKQGNWGEVILEKVLERSGLVRDQEYRIQASHTSAEGGRYQPDVVIDLPDDKHLIVDAKVSLVAYERSVSAETDEEREGYVKQHLASIKNHIQELSSKNYQDLYKINSPDFVLLFVPIESSFSIAVQKDAELFNFAWDRRVVIVSPSTLLATLRTIASMWKQERQNRNVMEIARLSGSMYDKFVGFISDMENIGKHIKNGQDAYDKAINKLSVGSGNLTNTSEKIKKLGAKTTKQIDTKYLDLNED from the coding sequence ATGGAGATTGCGGGTATTGCTTTACTAATCGTTATTTTAATAGTTCTGGTAATTTTATTATTGAAGAAACCACAGGCTGCTCTTTCTATTATCTCGGTAGAAGACTTCGAAAGAACAAAAAGTGAAAATGAATTATTAAAAATAAGCCTGGCCAAAGCCGACGAACGTGTTTCTAATTTATCAGCCGAAAAAGAGCACATTACCGCATTGCTTAAACAAGAACAGCAGCGCCTAATTGATGAATTACAGGCTGAGCGCGACCGGCTTGCCGACGCCAATCGCGAATTGGAAAGTACCAGGTCCTTTTATCTGGCCGAAAAAGAAAAACTTGCCGAACAGAAGCTAAGTTTTGAGCAGTCGCAAGAAAAATTAAACAAAGACTTTGAATTAATTGCCAATAAAATACTGGAGGAAAAATCGAGCAAATTTATTGAGCAGAACCGAACTAATTTGGATATCATCTTAAATCCTTTGAAAGAAAATATTAAAGCTTTTGAAGACAAAGTAGAAAAAGTTTACAAAGCCGAATCGGATGAAAGAAATACGCTAAAAGGTGTAATTTCACTATTAATGGATCAAAGTAAACAGATTCAGGAAGATGCCAATAATTTAACCAAAGCTTTAAAAGGCGATAGCAAAAAGCAGGGAAATTGGGGGGAAGTGATTTTGGAAAAGGTTTTGGAACGCTCAGGTTTGGTGCGCGATCAGGAATACCGCATTCAAGCCTCGCATACATCCGCCGAAGGCGGTCGGTACCAGCCCGATGTAGTGATTGACCTACCAGATGACAAACATCTTATAGTCGATGCTAAGGTATCTCTGGTTGCTTATGAGCGTTCGGTATCTGCGGAGACGGATGAAGAGCGAGAAGGCTATGTAAAACAGCATTTAGCCTCTATTAAGAATCACATACAGGAACTATCTTCAAAAAATTACCAGGATTTATATAAAATCAATTCTCCGGATTTTGTTTTGCTGTTTGTACCGATCGAATCCTCTTTCAGCATTGCGGTTCAAAAAGATGCAGAATTGTTCAATTTTGCCTGGGATAGAAGGGTAGTAATTGTGAGTCCATCAACATTATTAGCCACCTTGCGTACCATAGCCAGCATGTGGAAACAGGAACGCCAAAACCGGAATGTAATGGAAATTGCCCGTTTAAGTGGCAGTATGTACGATAAATTTGTAGGCTTTATTTCGGATATGGAAAATATTGGCAAACACATCAAAAATGGCCAGGATGCTTACGATAAAGCCATTAATAAATTGTCAGTGGGTTCGGGAAATTTAACCAATACTTCTGAAAAGATTAAAAAACTGGGAGCGAAGACCACCAAACAGATTGATACGAAGTATTTGGATCTTAACGAAGATTAG
- a CDS encoding glycine/D-amino acid oxidase-like deaminating enzyme (product_source=COG0665; cath_funfam=3.50.50.60; cog=COG0665; pfam=PF01266; superfamily=51905; transmembrane_helix_parts=Inside_1_11,TMhelix_12_34,Outside_35_378) — protein MPTAFSYWEKESFFTYDIIIIGSGIVGLNAAIQLKKTAPALKIAILERGFLPTGASTKNAGFACFGSISELIEQEECAGLNSLALLIEKRWKGLLKLRNLLSDKTIDYQGLGGYELFKNKNIFLADTCVSKIEHYNRIINDIVGANAFALANKKISTFGFKDISTLIENRYEAQIDSGKMMFALIQYAQKLGVSIFNNCMVDQILEENEGMQLLTKNGNFFCKRLIVTTNAFVKDLLPNIDVSPGRGQVLITKPIKALKIAGTFHYDKGYYYFRNINNRVLLGGGRNIDFKAEETTEFGQTEAVQLALEDLLKNVILPKVNYEIDYRWSGIMAFGKILEPLIEEIKPNIFCATRCNGMGIAIGAQTGEDVANLLLKNL, from the coding sequence ATGCCAACAGCGTTTTCATATTGGGAGAAGGAGTCGTTTTTTACTTATGATATCATTATTATCGGTAGTGGAATTGTGGGTTTAAATGCTGCTATCCAACTTAAAAAAACTGCTCCGGCTTTAAAAATTGCCATACTGGAAAGGGGCTTTTTACCAACAGGCGCCAGCACCAAAAATGCGGGTTTTGCATGCTTCGGTAGCATTTCTGAACTGATTGAGCAAGAAGAATGTGCTGGCTTAAATAGTCTGGCACTCCTTATAGAAAAACGCTGGAAGGGCCTGCTTAAACTGCGCAATTTATTAAGCGATAAAACCATTGATTACCAAGGTTTAGGAGGATACGAATTATTTAAAAATAAGAACATTTTTCTGGCCGACACATGTGTATCCAAAATTGAACATTATAACCGTATCATTAACGATATTGTTGGTGCTAATGCTTTTGCCCTTGCCAATAAGAAAATTAGCACATTTGGCTTTAAAGATATCAGCACCTTAATCGAAAACCGGTACGAAGCGCAAATTGATAGTGGTAAAATGATGTTTGCTTTAATTCAATATGCACAAAAACTCGGCGTTAGCATATTTAACAATTGTATGGTAGATCAGATCCTGGAAGAAAACGAGGGTATGCAATTGCTAACCAAAAACGGAAACTTTTTCTGTAAACGGCTAATTGTAACTACCAATGCTTTTGTAAAAGACTTATTGCCTAATATTGATGTTAGCCCGGGTCGTGGACAGGTTTTAATTACCAAACCCATTAAAGCACTAAAAATAGCAGGTACCTTCCATTACGATAAAGGATATTATTATTTCAGAAATATAAACAATAGAGTTTTATTGGGTGGTGGCCGAAATATCGATTTTAAAGCCGAAGAAACCACCGAATTTGGCCAAACTGAGGCAGTTCAGCTAGCACTGGAAGATTTATTAAAAAATGTAATCCTCCCTAAAGTCAATTATGAAATCGATTATCGATGGAGCGGTATTATGGCTTTCGGAAAAATTCTGGAACCACTTATAGAAGAGATTAAGCCAAATATCTTTTGCGCCACCCGGTGTAACGGCATGGGTATAGCAATTGGTGCGCAAACAGGAGAAGACGTGGCGAATCTGCTGCTGAAAAACTTATAG
- a CDS encoding hypothetical protein (product_source=Hypo-rule applied; superfamily=54909), with translation MKSTERPGNPGRFWFIELFFPTEIIERFLESNFVVNG, from the coding sequence ATGAAAAGCACAGAACGGCCGGGTAATCCTGGCCGTTTTTGGTTTATAGAACTTTTCTTTCCAACAGAAATAATTGAGCGTTTTTTGGAAAGCAATTTTGTGGTAAATGGGTAA